Proteins encoded in a region of the Chloroflexota bacterium genome:
- a CDS encoding sensor histidine kinase, whose protein sequence is MELLYEQDVTSAAQGRYSQELRKTRLHALRCREEERAHLAERLRAGPGQLLANAVAELAACLPLLETDPEFVRRGLQSLAEELRDGLDELRWILSELEPPQLMRELGLMDSLQLYAERLGRQNGIAVETRFPEQMPRFPPTMEVGIYRIVQEALRNAVRHGQASSLLVAIERQDDTWRFIVQDDGEGFDPEQLSYARGLVNMYEWARAFGSALEVQSKPGEGTRVILSIDPSALQTDRVV, encoded by the coding sequence ATGGAATTACTATACGAGCAAGATGTGACATCGGCCGCTCAGGGTCGATATAGCCAGGAGTTACGGAAGACGCGGCTCCACGCATTGCGATGCCGGGAGGAGGAGCGGGCTCACCTCGCAGAGCGGCTGCGCGCCGGGCCAGGACAGTTGCTGGCGAACGCGGTAGCGGAGCTGGCGGCCTGTTTGCCCCTTCTGGAGACGGACCCGGAATTCGTCCGTCGAGGTCTGCAATCGCTGGCGGAGGAGCTGCGCGACGGACTCGATGAGCTGAGATGGATCCTGTCCGAGCTGGAGCCTCCTCAGCTGATGAGGGAACTGGGGCTGATGGATAGCCTCCAGTTATACGCGGAGCGCCTCGGCCGGCAGAACGGCATCGCCGTGGAAACCCGATTTCCTGAACAGATGCCCCGCTTCCCCCCTACTATGGAGGTGGGCATCTATCGGATCGTCCAGGAGGCGCTGCGCAACGCCGTGAGGCATGGGCAGGCGAGCTCGCTTCTCGTGGCAATTGAGCGACAGGACGACACCTGGCGCTTCATCGTGCAGGATGATGGAGAGGGATTCGACCCGGAGCAGCTATCCTATGCTCGTGGGCTGGTGAACATGTATGAGTGGGCCAGAGCCTTTGGAAGCGCTCTGGAGGTTCAAAGCAAGCCGGGGGAGGGCACCAGGGTGATCCTGAGCATTGACCCATCTGCGCTTCAGACCGACCGGGTAGTCTGA
- a CDS encoding response regulator transcription factor has protein sequence MIVEDHPLFGQGLRRVLEGEDDLEVVAEVSNGELAVERAAELEPDVILMDVNLPGMNGLQATRQIRASTDRTAIIILTAYHDEEQLFHALRAGAAAYYPKDVLPSELIMAIREVANGNYVIGDHVMSAPQVANWLLKEFEELAQYGNDPDDLFMPLSPREMEILRYITRGASNKEIARALGISRQTVKNHMSSILRKLAVNDRTQAAVLALRRGWVRFEDTID, from the coding sequence ATGATCGTGGAAGATCATCCCCTGTTCGGGCAGGGGTTGCGTCGCGTGTTGGAAGGAGAGGACGACCTGGAAGTCGTCGCCGAAGTGAGCAACGGCGAGCTCGCGGTGGAGCGCGCGGCCGAGCTGGAGCCAGACGTGATCCTCATGGACGTGAACCTGCCCGGGATGAACGGGTTACAGGCGACCCGCCAGATCCGGGCCAGCACGGATCGGACGGCTATTATCATCTTAACGGCATATCATGACGAGGAGCAGCTTTTCCACGCGCTGCGCGCCGGCGCGGCCGCCTACTATCCCAAGGACGTGCTGCCGAGCGAGCTGATCATGGCCATCCGCGAGGTGGCCAACGGGAACTACGTGATCGGGGACCACGTGATGTCCGCGCCCCAGGTGGCCAACTGGCTGCTGAAGGAGTTCGAAGAGCTGGCCCAATACGGGAACGATCCCGATGATCTGTTCATGCCCCTGTCGCCTCGAGAGATGGAGATCCTCCGCTATATCACGCGAGGGGCAAGCAACAAGGAAATCGCCCGGGCGCTGGGCATCAGCCGGCAGACCGTGAAGAACCACATGAGCTCTATCCTGCGCAAACTGGCCGTCAACGATCGCACGCAAGCCGCGGTGCTCGCCCTACGGCGCGGCTGGGTGCGCTTCGAGGACACCATTGACTGA
- a CDS encoding ComF family protein: protein MARAWPGDAIHGDCLIPVPLHPSRERQRGYNQARLLAEVLGRQIGLPVVKGAVRRVRATRPQVHLDARARQENVIGAFSEGDVPMRGRRPVLIDDVCTTSATLSACAHVLWQAGATEVWAYTLARAAWDPERPDVLPDRAP from the coding sequence ATGGCGCGAGCATGGCCGGGCGATGCGATCCATGGCGATTGCCTGATCCCCGTTCCGCTGCATCCCTCGCGCGAGCGACAGCGAGGATACAACCAGGCACGGCTCCTGGCGGAGGTCCTGGGGAGACAGATCGGCCTGCCGGTGGTGAAGGGCGCCGTGCGCAGAGTGCGAGCGACCCGGCCCCAGGTGCACCTGGACGCCCGGGCCCGACAGGAGAACGTCATCGGCGCCTTCTCCGAAGGGGATGTGCCCATGCGCGGCCGACGTCCCGTGTTGATCGACGACGTCTGCACCACATCGGCGACCCTCTCCGCCTGCGCCCACGTGCTATGGCAGGCCGGGGCCACGGAGGTCTGGGCATATACGCTGGCCCGGGCGGCCTGGGACCCAGAGCGTCCGGACGTGCTTCCCGACCGCGCGCCCTGA
- the raiA gene encoding ribosome-associated translation inhibitor RaiA produces MQLIIQGKNIELTDWLRQYVERKTSRLDRYLPDIQEIRVELSTQKTKSAQDRQVAQITIRANRAILRAEEKSHDIFAAIDAVVDKMYRQIDRYKGKRWRKRGPSGLETASPMEAIEEEVEEEESPRIVRVKRFAVTPMLPEEAIEQMELLGHDFFIFYNPDDEGINVIYRRADGDYGLLQPELV; encoded by the coding sequence ATGCAATTGATCATCCAGGGGAAGAATATCGAGCTTACGGATTGGCTGCGGCAATATGTGGAAAGGAAGACGAGCCGGCTCGATCGTTACCTTCCGGATATCCAGGAGATCCGGGTAGAGCTCTCCACCCAGAAGACGAAAAGCGCCCAGGATCGTCAGGTCGCGCAGATCACCATACGGGCGAATCGTGCCATACTCCGCGCGGAGGAGAAATCGCACGACATCTTCGCCGCCATCGACGCCGTCGTCGATAAGATGTACCGTCAGATCGACCGCTATAAGGGAAAGCGGTGGCGCAAGCGGGGGCCGAGCGGGCTAGAGACCGCGTCCCCCATGGAGGCCATCGAGGAAGAGGTCGAAGAGGAGGAATCCCCGCGCATCGTGCGCGTCAAGCGCTTCGCCGTGACGCCCATGCTGCCGGAAGAGGCGATCGAACAGATGGAGCTACTGGGACACGACTTCTTCATCTTCTACAACCCGGATGACGAGGGGATCAATGTGATCTACAGACGTGCCGACGGTGATTACGGCCTGCTCCAGCCCGAGCTGGTGTAG
- a CDS encoding DUF72 domain-containing protein, with the protein MGSWRVGTSGWVYPHWRGVFYPDELPQARWFQYYVQYFDTVEINNTFYRLPAESTFDQWREQAPPGFIYAVKASRYITHVRRLRECEEPLQKFLGRARRLAASLGPVLYQLPPRWRPNVDRLAAFVALLPPDLTHVFEFRDARWFHQEILQILRDHGLSFCIYHMPGLDCPLEVTAPTIYVRMHGAGEVYGGCYDDAALRTWADRIRSWCRDGYNVYVYFNNDAFGNAVRNALTLKEMLG; encoded by the coding sequence ATGGGATCCTGGCGAGTCGGCACATCGGGTTGGGTCTACCCCCACTGGCGTGGCGTCTTCTACCCGGACGAGCTGCCCCAGGCTCGCTGGTTTCAATATTATGTCCAGTACTTTGACACGGTGGAGATCAACAACACCTTCTACCGGCTCCCGGCCGAAAGCACGTTCGACCAATGGCGGGAGCAGGCCCCGCCCGGGTTCATCTACGCCGTAAAGGCCAGCCGGTACATCACGCACGTTCGCCGTTTGAGGGAGTGCGAGGAGCCGTTGCAGAAGTTCCTGGGCCGAGCGCGCCGCCTAGCCGCCTCGCTGGGGCCGGTCCTGTACCAGCTGCCACCCCGGTGGCGTCCCAACGTCGATCGCCTGGCCGCGTTCGTGGCGCTGCTGCCGCCCGATTTGACCCACGTGTTCGAGTTCCGGGATGCCCGCTGGTTCCACCAGGAAATCTTACAGATACTGAGAGATCACGGACTGAGCTTCTGCATCTACCATATGCCCGGCCTCGATTGCCCATTGGAGGTCACCGCCCCCACGATCTACGTCCGGATGCACGGCGCAGGCGAGGTCTATGGGGGCTGCTATGATGACGCCGCCCTGCGCACCTGGGCCGATCGCATCCGCTCCTGGTGCCGGGACGGGTACAACGTTTATGTCTACTTCAACAACGACGCCTTCGGCAATGCGGTGCGGAACGCCCTGACGCTGAAGGAGATGTTGGGCTGA
- a CDS encoding DUF72 domain-containing protein — translation MRLKIGCCGFARGRAAYFQRFPVVEIQQTFYKPPQPTTAQRWREEAPAGFEFTLKAWQLITHEPSSPTYRKARLQLSAPPEHYGAFRPTPEVLAAWDRTCEIAQILRARIVLLQCPASFTPTEEHIHNLDTFLSTIDRRGVTLAWEPRGDWPPDLIRELCQAHQLIHAVDPFQGLPVTTGVAYFRLHGRTGYRYRYTEEDLTQLLDWCQTFEEAYCLFNNVSMWEDATRLLEMNRPGS, via the coding sequence ATGCGCTTAAAGATCGGATGTTGCGGGTTCGCACGGGGGAGGGCCGCGTACTTCCAGCGCTTCCCCGTGGTGGAGATTCAGCAGACCTTCTACAAGCCTCCCCAGCCGACCACGGCTCAGCGCTGGCGGGAGGAGGCCCCGGCCGGGTTCGAGTTCACGCTCAAAGCCTGGCAGCTCATCACCCATGAGCCCTCCTCACCGACGTACCGCAAGGCTCGGTTGCAGCTGAGCGCCCCGCCCGAGCACTATGGGGCTTTCCGTCCCACGCCCGAGGTGCTCGCCGCCTGGGATCGGACCTGTGAGATCGCGCAGATCCTTCGCGCTCGGATCGTCCTCCTCCAATGTCCGGCCAGCTTCACGCCAACGGAGGAGCACATCCACAATCTGGACACCTTCCTCTCTACGATCGATCGACGGGGGGTGACGCTGGCCTGGGAGCCGCGCGGGGATTGGCCCCCGGATCTAATCCGGGAGCTCTGCCAAGCCCACCAGCTGATTCACGCCGTCGACCCCTTCCAAGGGCTCCCCGTCACCACGGGCGTGGCATACTTTCGCCTCCACGGGCGGACCGGCTATCGCTATCGATACACGGAGGAGGACCTGACACAGCTCCTTGATTGGTGCCAAACCTTCGAGGAAGCCTACTGCCTGTTCAACAACGTTTCCATGTGGGAGGACGCAACGCGTCTGTTGGAGATGAACCGTCCAGGGAGCTGA
- a CDS encoding radical SAM protein, translating into MPEQRCAICGRKGRTIAGALELCQACIRYRPEDARPIAERAHRESRRLFDLPEAPPRVPDGVQCELCVHRCRIGEGERGFCGLRTVRGGRLVHLAGTPQRGLLHWYRDPLPTNCVADWVCAGHERRGYHNLAVFYASCTFDCLYCQNWHYREVDPKASTPISARELTAVANSRTFCVCYFGGDPASQMPHALASARLLAERGVAVCWETSGSAHPRLMDRAVELSLRTGGTVKFDLKAYDEGLHYALTGASNSQTLENFARAASRFSERPSPPLVVASTLLVPGYIDAEEVSRIARFIAGLHPDIPYALLAFAPNYLMPDLPTTSVALAEAALEAAHRAGLRNVRVGNRHLLSREE; encoded by the coding sequence ATGCCGGAGCAGCGATGCGCGATCTGCGGACGAAAGGGGCGCACCATCGCCGGCGCCCTAGAGTTATGTCAAGCATGCATCCGGTACAGGCCGGAGGACGCCCGGCCTATCGCAGAGCGAGCGCATCGGGAGAGTCGCCGCCTGTTCGATCTGCCGGAAGCGCCGCCGCGCGTCCCCGATGGCGTCCAGTGTGAACTGTGTGTGCATCGGTGTCGCATTGGGGAGGGAGAGCGAGGCTTCTGCGGCCTGCGCACCGTCCGTGGCGGCCGGCTGGTTCACCTGGCCGGCACCCCACAGCGCGGCCTGCTGCACTGGTACCGGGACCCGCTCCCCACGAACTGCGTGGCCGATTGGGTATGCGCGGGGCATGAACGGCGCGGCTATCACAACCTGGCCGTGTTCTACGCCAGCTGTACATTCGATTGTCTTTACTGCCAGAACTGGCACTACCGAGAGGTGGACCCAAAAGCCAGCACGCCGATCTCAGCCCGGGAGCTGACGGCCGTGGCCAATTCGCGCACCTTCTGCGTGTGCTACTTCGGCGGGGACCCCGCGTCGCAGATGCCCCACGCGCTGGCCTCCGCCCGTCTCCTGGCCGAGCGCGGCGTAGCCGTGTGCTGGGAGACCTCAGGCAGCGCCCATCCACGCCTCATGGATCGAGCCGTCGAGCTCTCTCTGAGGACGGGCGGCACCGTCAAGTTCGACCTGAAAGCATACGACGAGGGCCTCCACTACGCGCTGACGGGCGCATCGAACAGCCAGACACTGGAGAACTTCGCCCGAGCGGCCTCCCGCTTCTCGGAACGTCCCTCCCCTCCATTGGTCGTGGCGAGCACACTCCTGGTGCCCGGCTACATCGATGCCGAAGAGGTGAGCCGGATCGCCCGCTTCATCGCGGGGCTCCATCCGGATATCCCCTACGCGCTGTTAGCCTTCGCGCCGAACTACCTGATGCCCGATCTGCCGACCACATCGGTCGCCCTGGCGGAGGCCGCCCTGGAAGCCGCCCATCGGGCGGGATTGCGTAACGTGCGCGTCGGCAACCGGCACCTCCTCTCTCGAGAGGAATAA
- a CDS encoding type III pantothenate kinase, producing MLLTIDIGNTNITAGVYQGERLHAHWRIATVHDRMPDEYGILLAQLFAHYDLDLGDVTGVAIASVVPALTRVFREVSHRYLGHDPLVVDAGVRTGVRIRYENPREVGADRVVDCAAVRHKYGGPACVVDFGTATTFDAISREGDYLGGAIAPGISIAAEALFAHAAKLYRVEIAPPPKAIGTNTVQALQSGIFYGYVSLVEGLVARFRRELGEDMKVIATGGLAQTVARETDVIQHVDPWLTLDGLRIVYEMNRGR from the coding sequence ATGCTGCTCACCATTGACATCGGGAACACGAACATCACCGCCGGCGTATATCAGGGCGAACGGCTCCACGCGCACTGGCGCATCGCGACCGTGCACGATCGCATGCCGGACGAGTATGGCATTCTGCTCGCCCAGCTCTTCGCGCACTACGACCTGGATCTCGGTGATGTGACCGGCGTGGCCATTGCCAGTGTGGTCCCCGCGCTGACTCGGGTCTTTCGGGAGGTCAGCCACCGCTACCTCGGTCACGATCCGCTGGTCGTGGATGCGGGGGTGAGGACGGGCGTGCGCATCCGCTATGAGAACCCACGGGAGGTCGGCGCCGATCGCGTGGTGGACTGCGCGGCGGTGCGGCACAAGTACGGCGGCCCGGCCTGTGTCGTCGACTTCGGGACGGCGACCACCTTCGACGCCATCTCTCGGGAGGGGGACTATCTGGGGGGCGCCATCGCCCCGGGCATCAGTATCGCGGCGGAGGCCCTCTTCGCTCACGCGGCCAAGCTGTATCGCGTGGAGATCGCCCCTCCGCCCAAGGCCATTGGCACCAACACCGTGCAGGCGCTGCAGTCCGGCATCTTCTATGGATACGTCTCCCTGGTAGAGGGGCTGGTCGCCCGTTTCCGGCGTGAGCTGGGAGAGGATATGAAAGTTATCGCCACCGGCGGATTGGCCCAGACGGTGGCCCGGGAGACGGATGTGATCCAACACGTCGATCCCTGGCTGACGCTGGACGGTCTGCGTATCGTCTACGAGATGAATCGAGGAAGGTGA
- a CDS encoding aspartate 1-decarboxylase produces the protein MHRTLLFAKIHRATVTAANIHYEGSITIDSDLLHASGIRPYERVQVVDVDNGARLETYVIAGPAGSGAIELNGAAARQIQVGDKVIIMAYAQVPEPLPEDWDPTIVLVDERNRVAEIRRARSVGEPV, from the coding sequence ATGCACCGAACGCTGTTGTTCGCTAAGATCCATCGGGCGACGGTCACGGCCGCCAACATCCATTACGAGGGATCGATCACCATCGACAGCGATCTGCTGCACGCGTCGGGCATTCGCCCTTATGAGCGGGTGCAGGTGGTCGACGTCGACAACGGCGCCCGCCTGGAGACCTATGTGATCGCTGGGCCGGCGGGCAGCGGGGCTATCGAGTTGAACGGGGCCGCGGCGCGCCAGATACAGGTGGGCGACAAGGTGATCATCATGGCGTACGCCCAGGTGCCGGAGCCGCTACCCGAGGATTGGGATCCGACGATCGTGCTGGTGGATGAACGGAATCGCGTTGCGGAGATTCGTCGAGCGAGGTCAGTAGGGGAGCCCGTATAG
- a CDS encoding pantoate--beta-alanine ligase produces the protein MEVVERVSEVRRIRRERAGSWGLVPTMGYLHEGHLSLVRRAREENDHVGVSIFVNPTQFGPGEDLDAYPRDLERDLELLRALDVDLVWVPTVEEMYPPGFQTYVIVEEVSKPLEGAARPGHFRGVATVVAKLFNVFQPDRAYFGQKDAQQVVVIRRMVEDLNFPVEIVVCPIVRDPDGLALSSRNVYLTPEQRAAAPVLYRALCAARDAWMAGERDGERLRQIMRAVLDSEPLAQVEYVSAADPETLAELGDAGQGVLLSLAVRIGRARLIDNILLRPES, from the coding sequence ATGGAGGTCGTTGAAAGGGTGTCGGAGGTCCGCCGGATCCGCCGCGAGCGGGCGGGAAGTTGGGGACTGGTGCCGACTATGGGATATCTCCACGAGGGACACCTCTCATTGGTCCGGCGTGCTCGGGAGGAGAACGATCACGTCGGCGTTTCGATCTTCGTGAACCCGACCCAATTTGGGCCGGGGGAGGATCTGGATGCCTATCCTCGCGATCTGGAGCGGGACCTGGAGCTTTTGCGTGCGCTGGATGTGGACCTGGTATGGGTGCCGACCGTCGAGGAGATGTATCCGCCTGGGTTTCAGACTTATGTGATCGTTGAGGAGGTATCGAAGCCGCTGGAGGGGGCCGCCCGTCCCGGGCATTTTCGCGGCGTAGCGACGGTGGTCGCCAAGCTGTTCAACGTGTTCCAGCCGGATCGCGCGTACTTCGGGCAGAAGGACGCACAGCAGGTGGTGGTGATCCGGCGAATGGTGGAGGATCTGAACTTCCCCGTGGAGATCGTGGTGTGTCCGATCGTCCGGGACCCGGATGGGCTGGCCCTGTCCTCCCGTAACGTGTATCTGACTCCCGAGCAGCGGGCGGCCGCTCCTGTCCTCTATCGGGCCCTCTGCGCCGCTCGCGACGCCTGGATGGCCGGCGAGCGCGATGGTGAGCGCTTACGCCAGATCATGAGGGCTGTGCTGGACTCGGAGCCTCTGGCCCAGGTGGAGTACGTCAGCGCGGCCGATCCGGAGACCCTGGCCGAGCTGGGTGATGCCGGACAGGGTGTTTTGCTCTCTTTGGCGGTGCGCATCGGGAGGGCACGTTTGATCGATAACATCCTGCTGAGACCCGAATCATAA
- a CDS encoding 2-dehydropantoate 2-reductase produces the protein MSEGSPFGGHASASARGDIGRVVILGTGAMGCLFAARLALHVEVWMLGTWAAGLAAVRREGVCISEQGETWQAAVRTADDPTAVPTADVVLLLVKSYQTDRAAAWAARCLAPNGLAVTLQNGLDNGPWLAAAVGGDRMAVGVTFEGATLLRPGRVRHAGRGPTYIGAGPEARVRGLVSLLRRAGFDARLASDVEQIVWGKAVVNAAINPLTALWRVPNGDLLVHEDRRALLASLSREAAAVATARGVQLMFEDPIAHVEEVCRATAANRSSMLQDVERGRLTEIDSINGVIVAEGRRLGVPTPVNETVWRLVRGLTAHREN, from the coding sequence GTGAGCGAGGGTTCTCCCTTCGGCGGTCATGCGTCTGCCTCCGCCCGGGGGGATATCGGGCGGGTGGTGATCCTGGGGACGGGCGCGATGGGGTGTCTGTTCGCGGCGCGCCTGGCCCTCCACGTCGAGGTATGGATGCTGGGCACATGGGCCGCCGGGCTGGCGGCGGTGCGGCGGGAAGGCGTGTGCATCTCCGAACAGGGGGAGACCTGGCAGGCCGCCGTCCGGACGGCCGACGACCCAACGGCCGTGCCTACGGCGGACGTCGTTCTGTTGTTGGTTAAGAGCTATCAGACCGATCGCGCGGCGGCATGGGCCGCGCGGTGCCTGGCCCCGAACGGCCTGGCGGTAACCCTGCAAAACGGGCTGGATAACGGGCCCTGGCTCGCGGCGGCCGTTGGGGGGGACCGCATGGCCGTCGGTGTGACCTTTGAGGGGGCGACGTTGCTAAGGCCCGGCCGGGTGCGCCATGCCGGCCGCGGGCCGACCTACATCGGCGCGGGGCCTGAGGCTCGCGTGAGAGGGCTCGTGTCCTTGCTGCGGCGGGCGGGTTTTGACGCTCGTCTGGCCTCTGATGTCGAGCAGATCGTGTGGGGCAAGGCCGTGGTCAACGCCGCCATCAACCCGCTCACCGCGCTGTGGCGTGTGCCCAATGGCGATCTGCTGGTCCACGAGGATCGACGGGCGCTTCTGGCCTCGCTCAGCCGGGAGGCGGCCGCTGTGGCAACGGCTCGGGGCGTGCAACTCATGTTCGAAGATCCGATTGCGCACGTGGAGGAGGTATGTCGGGCTACGGCCGCCAATCGATCCTCCATGTTACAGGATGTGGAGCGCGGCCGTCTCACAGAGATCGACAGCATCAATGGCGTCATCGTGGCTGAGGGGCGACGGCTGGGCGTGCCCACGCCCGTGAACGAAACCGTGTGGCGATTGGTGAGGGGGCTTACCGCTCACCGTGAAAATTGA
- the panB gene encoding 3-methyl-2-oxobutanoate hydroxymethyltransferase has product MYKASLGSFRRPRRRYRRLRSRACFLSRPSACRGAFFIWEDPVEGKKVTVLTLQEKKRRGEPITMVTAYDYPSALAVDRSGIDCILVGDSLAMVVLGLESTVPVTMEEMLHHCRAVRRGAQRAFLIGDMPFLSYQADRTEAVRNAGRFLKEAGMDAVKLEGGREIAETVRAISDAGIPVVGHIGLTPQSAGKLGGYRVQGRTAAAARRLLEDARILQESGAIMIVLEMVPDRVAEQISRRLDIPTIGIGAGPHCDGQVLVLHDLLGMFDRFTPRFVKRYADLFGEMERALAAYREDVLHRRFPAAEHTFAMDEAAWREWAQELEP; this is encoded by the coding sequence ATGTACAAGGCGTCGCTTGGATCGTTTCGACGACCGAGACGGCGATATAGGAGACTGCGTTCGCGCGCGTGTTTTCTATCACGCCCCTCGGCCTGTCGAGGGGCGTTTTTCATATGGGAGGATCCTGTGGAAGGGAAGAAGGTTACCGTCCTGACGCTCCAGGAAAAGAAGCGCAGGGGAGAGCCGATCACCATGGTCACCGCATACGATTACCCCAGCGCGCTGGCCGTGGACCGGTCTGGGATCGATTGCATCCTGGTAGGGGACTCCTTGGCCATGGTTGTGTTGGGGCTTGAGTCGACGGTGCCTGTGACGATGGAGGAGATGCTACATCATTGTCGGGCCGTGCGGCGCGGGGCGCAGCGGGCGTTCCTCATCGGGGACATGCCTTTCCTCTCGTACCAGGCGGACCGGACGGAGGCCGTGCGAAATGCTGGTCGTTTTCTGAAAGAGGCGGGGATGGATGCCGTGAAGCTGGAAGGGGGGCGCGAGATCGCCGAAACGGTACGCGCGATCAGCGACGCCGGAATCCCCGTCGTGGGGCACATCGGGTTGACGCCGCAATCCGCTGGCAAGCTGGGAGGCTATCGGGTACAGGGGCGCACGGCCGCGGCGGCTCGCCGGCTGTTGGAGGACGCGAGGATCCTGCAGGAATCGGGGGCGATCATGATCGTCCTGGAGATGGTGCCGGACCGCGTAGCGGAGCAGATCTCGCGCCGATTGGATATCCCCACCATCGGCATCGGGGCGGGCCCGCACTGCGATGGCCAGGTGCTGGTCCTGCACGATCTGCTGGGGATGTTCGATCGGTTCACCCCTCGCTTCGTCAAGCGCTATGCCGATCTCTTCGGGGAGATGGAGCGGGCGTTGGCCGCGTATCGCGAGGACGTGCTCCATCGCCGGTTCCCGGCCGCGGAGCACACCTTCGCGATGGATGAGGCGGCGTGGCGAGAGTGGGCGCAGGAGCTCGAGCCGTGA